CAGGCAAGTTGATAATGGGTTTTATCAGGAGTGGCGATAATCACGGCTTTTATTTTAGAGTCAGCGAGCATATCCTCAAATGTGATGATGTTGACGTCAGGGTAATTATTGTGAAGATTCGCAAGATTATCGGGATTGGTATCGGCAACAAAAATTCGAGAGTTATTAAGCATGGTAACGGTCCGTAGGTAGTTTTTACCCCACTTACCAATCCCAACAATCCCAATGTACAATTCAGCCATAACCTAAATTAGCATTTGGTCTTTAAACCATTTTATTGTCATTGTTAATCCCTTTGTCAAATTGACTTTTGGTTCCCACTTGAGAAGTCTTTTTGCCCGGGTTATATCAGGACAGCGTCGTTTGGGGTCATCGGGAGGAATAGGCATAAATACCAGAGGACTTTTTGAACCGGTAAGTTTTTTTACCAGCTGGGCAAATTTGATAATCGTGAATTCTTGAGGATTGCCAAGATTTACGGGTTCGGCTATCGGACAATAAATCATCTTGTAAAGACCTGCGATTAAATCACTCACATAGCAAAAACTACGTGTTTGTTTACCGGTACCGTAGATTGTGAGAGGTTGGCCATTGAGCGCCTGATAAATTAGGTTAGGGACAACACGGCCGTCGTTTAGTTTCATACGGGGTCCATAGGTGTTGAAGATTCGCGCAATCCGTACCGGTAAGTGAAAGATTCGATGGTAGGTCATTATCAAAGCCTCGGCATATCTTTTTGACTCGTCGTAAACAGCACGGGGGCCTATCGGATTTACATTTCCTTGGTAAGATTCGGATTGTGGGTGTTCTTCGGGGTCGCCATAAACCTCTGAAGTGGAGGCGTGAATGAAAATCGTTCCTTTTTTGCGAGCGATTTCCAGTAAATTATGTGTACCATAGGCGCCCGCCGCCATTGTCTCGAGGGGATAGGCAAAATAGTCTCGGGGGGAAGCAGGTGAAGCCAAATTAAAGATTACATCTATATGACCCGATACCCGGAAAGGGCATACGATATCTTTCTGCATAAACTTGAATCGAGGGTGGTTTATTAGATGCGCGATGTTCTCCTTTCTGCCGGTAATAAGGTTGTCAACACATATCACCCGCCAGCCTTTTTTCAAGAGGAAATCACAGAGGTGGGAGCCGATAAAGCCTGCCCCCCCAGCCACTAAACCTACTTTCAATCCCGACCCCTTCCCATTCCGATATAGGTGAATCCTTGTTTTCTTACGGCATCCGGGTCGAAGATATTTCTGCCATCACAGATGATGGGTAAACGCATTTTTTCCTTTATCTCTTTAAGGTCAAGGTTCTTAAATTCTTCCCATTCGGTTATAACGGCCAGAAGGTCAGCATCAACCGCGACTTCAAGGGCGTTGTTGCAATAATCAATATCGGGCAGGATTTTTCGGGCATTTTTCATCGCTTGGGGGTCATAGGCCCGAATCCTCGCACCTTCGGCGATTAGTGCGTTGATAATATCGATTGAAGGTGCAAATCGCATATCATCGGTATTGGGTTTAAAAGCCAAGCCCAGAATCCCGATGTTTTTCCCTTTTAGATTCCACAGTGCTTTACGGATTTTACGGACAAACCTTTGTTTGGTCTCTTGATTAATTTTCTCGACTTCTTTTAACAGCTGAAAATCATAACCCAGCTCTTCGGCAATACGGATAAAAGCCCTTAAATCTTTTGGGAAGCAAAAGCCACCATAACCAACACCAGCGTCGAGAAATGCCCGTCCGATTCTTTTGTCCATGCCCATTCCATCGACAACCAGACGAACATCAGCACCTGATGCTTCGCAGATAACCGCTAAGGCGTTTGCAAAAGAAATTTTCATAGCCAGAAAAGCATTCGAAGCATGTTTGATTAATTCCGCTGATTCAATGTCAGTAACAATTATGGGTGCGTTAATCGGACGGTATATTTCTGTCAGTATGTCCCGCGCTCGGGTAGTTTCTACCCCGATGACAATACGGTCGGGATGTAAGAAATCGTGGACGGCAGAGCCTTCGCGTAAAAATTCTGGGTTACTGGCAACATCGAAGGGAATGTTAGCACGGTTGTAACGTTCAACTGTTTTTTTTATCCACTTTCCTGTTTGGACGGGGACGGTAGACTTTTCGACGATTAAACGGTAACCATCCATACTGGCGGCGATATCGCGCACAACCCTTTCCACATAAGTCAAATCGGGTTCACCATTTTCCAGAGGTGGCGTACCCACGGCAATAAAACACACCTCACTTTCCAGAACCGCTCTCTTAATGTCTGTTACAAAACTTAAACGGTTTTCCCGGATAGCATCAGCAACGATTTCTTTCAACCCTGGTTCATAAATGGGCATTTCACCGCGTTTCAGCAGGTCAATTTTGTCAACATCACTATCGACGCAAACTACTTTATGACCAATTTTTGCAAGACAGGCGCCGGAAGTAAGTCCCACATAACCCGTCCCAATCATCGCAATTTTCATATCGATAAATATATTAGTAGCGGAGATAAAGTCAAGTGTAAATTCAACCTGCCAATAGGACGACTGGTAATGCCTTTTTCGCAGTCGAATTTCAAGGAGTTCAATCAGGGAATCTTTTAAAAATTTTATTAATGGAGTTCTTGACTTTGCGTTATTTTTGTTTAATTATTGAACCAATTGACTTATTTTCTTCAACAGTTAATTAACGGCTTACAACTTGGCTTTGTGTATGCCCTGATTGCACTGGGCTATACCATGGTTTATGGAATTGTCCGTTTAATTAACTTTGCCCATGGCGATGTTTTTATGGTGGGTGCCTATTTGGGTTTCTTCGCACTGACCAGCTGGCGTTTGCCTTTTCCCCTTGCAATAATCACGGCGATGGTTGGTTGCGCTCTGTTGGGGGTTTTTATTGAACGGCTGGCATATAAACCATTACGGCGGGCACCCAGAATCTCTTCCTTGATTACTGCGATTGGGGTGTCGCTTTTCCTCGAGTATTTTACCAGTTTGAAGTTTGTGTTCGGACCTTATTTTCGAGCGTATCCGCGCCCATTCGCAATCAGAACTTATAATCTGGGGGGCGTTACGGTTTCAAACATCCAAATCATCGTTTTCGGTGTGGCAATTTTATTGATGGCGGCTTTAACACTGTTCGTTAACCGCACAAAAACTGGTATGGCAATGCGGGCTGTTTCTTTTGACCGGGATGCAGCAGCGTTGATGGGAATAAATGTTGACAATATTATCTCAATTACTTTCGGTATTGGTGCGGCACTTGCCGGCGCGGGTGGTGTGCTCTATGGTATTGCCTATCCGCAGATTAATCCGTTTATGGGAATTATGCCCGGATTAAAGGCATTTGTTGCGGCGGTGTTAGGTGGAATTGGCATTATTCCGGGGGCGATGTTGGGCGCAGTGATTATGGGTATCGTAGAAAAGTTAACCGAGGTTTACATTTCTTCAACTTTGAGAGATGCCGCAGCATTTGCAATATTGATTATTGTTCTTCTGGTTCGTCCTACAGGCATAATGGGAAAGCGAGAACAGGAAAAGGTGTAAGGGAAAATGGCGCCGGAGAATAAATCGAGGATTGACCCCGGTATTGTAGTATTTTTAGTCACGTTAGGAGTGTTTGGGGTTCTGGAGTTTTTGATTGTGTCCGGTGTGATTAATCCTTATGTTCATACAATACTTTGTTATGCTGGTATCGTCGTAATTTCGGCATTAGGGCTGAATTTGATTTACGGATATACCGGACAATTTTCTTTGGGTCACGCTGCCTTTTATGGCATCGGTGCATATACTGCAGCGCTAATGACCCGGGTGATATCCTCAAAAGGTTTATGGGTGCTTCCCGTCGGTTTAATTGCCGGCGCGTTGACGGCGGGAGTTATTGCTTGGTTAATCGGGCTGCCGATTTTACGATTAAAGTCCGATTATCTGGGTATTGCGACGCTGGGTTTTGGTATGATTATCAATGTACTGCTCAAAAACTCCGACAAAGTAATTAAATCAATGGGTGGCGCTGCCGGGATGAGAGGAATTGAAAAATTAACGACATTCCCCTGGGTGTTTCTTTTCGGGTTGCTGGCTGTAATCGTCATCCGTAATCTGGTTTTTTCGGGTGTAGGACGGGCACTGATTTCAATTCGTGAGGATGAATTAGCCGCCGAAGCGGTTGGGGTGAACGCTACGCGCTACAAAACATTGGGGTTTGTCATCGGATGTATGTTCGCCGGTGTTGCGGGAGCACTTTATGCCCATCTCTACACCTACCTCAATCCCGACAATTTCGACTTTTTAAAGTCAATTGATGTGTTGCTGATTGTCGTGATTGGTGGTCTGGGTAGCATATCCGGCACGATTATCGCCGGTGCCGGCTGGGCATTTTTACTCGAAGGTCTCCGGATAATTCTCCCTTCAGCGGTACAGGAGTGGCGAATGGTTGTTTATCCCTTGATTTTAATCGTAATAATGCTCTTCCGCTCCAGTGGGATAACGGGCGGGAGCGAATTCAATTTTCTAAAACCCCAGGAGTATCGCCGACGGTGAGTGCGCTACTGGAAATTGCTGGGTTAACCAAGGCATTTGGTGGGCTTATTGCAGTAAAAGACTTTTCACTTACGCTTGAGCCTGGTGCTCTTACCGGATTGATTGGGCCCAATGGGGCGGGAAAGACTACGGTGTTTAACCTAATCACCGGGATGATTGCCCCGAGTGGCGGTTCAATAATCTTTTCAGGCCGTCCGATTACTGGATTGAAGCCTTATCAAATATACCGTTTGGGAATTGGTAGGACATTTCAGAACATCAGATTGTTTAAGGAACTTTCGGTTCTGGATAATGTCCGGGTGGCTTATCACCATCGAGGTAATGCCAGTGTTTTCGATGCGATTGTCCGCACCCCGCGTTTTTACTCCGAGGAAAAAACGGTAACAGAAAAAGCCCGCGAGTTGCTGTCAATCTTAGGACTGGAAACAAGGGAAAAAGAGATGGCGAAAAATCTTCCCTATGGAGAGCAACGGCGGCTGGAAATTGCCCGGGCATTAATTGCCGAGCCAAAGTTACTACTTTTGGACGAACCGGCGGCGGGTATGAACCCCGCAGAGGTTGGTCGATTGATGGATTTGATTCTTTTCATCCAGGAACGATTTAAGGTGACCATACTTCTAATAGAACATCAGATGAAAGTGGTGATGGGTATTTGTCGCTGGGTGGTAGTGATGGATTTTGGCGAATTAATTGCCCAGGGTGTACCTTCTGATGTGCAGAATAATCCTAAGGTTATCGAGGCTTATCTGGGAAAGTCGGGAGGGTAAGTGTTGCTGGAAGTGCAGGATTTAGTTGTGGACTATGGAGCAATTCGGGCATTACGGGGGATATCTTTTAGTGTTGGAGAAGGGGAAATTGTTACTCTCATTGGGGCAAATGGGGCGGGGAAGACAACAACATTAAAGACAATTTCTGGATTGCAAAAGCCATCGACCGGAAAGATTGTATTTTTGGGCAAGAGAATTGATGGATTAAGTGGGCACCAAATCGCAAAATTAGGTGTCGTTCATGTTCCAGAGGGCCGCCGGCCATTTGCTGATATGACAGTGCGAGAAAATCTACTTCTCGGTGCTTTCAATCGCCCCCGTTCTGAAATTGATAAATCTTTTGAACGGGTTTTCAAATCTTTCCCGAGATTAAAAGAGCGGCTTAACCAACGTGCCGGAACGCTTTCGGGAGGCGAATTACAGATGCTTGCGATGGGCCGGGGCTTGATGGCGAAGCCAAAATTGTTGATGCTCGACGAACCTTCAATGGGGCTCTCGCCGATTCTCGTTCAGGAGATTTTTTCTATAATCCAAGAGATTAATCGCCAGGGGACAGCGATACTACTTGTGGAACAGAATGCGTACATGGCGCTTCAGATTGCCCATCGGGCATATGTTCTGGAAACAGGACAGATTGTTCTTGAAGGCAAAGCGGATGAACTGCGAAATGCACCTGAAGTCAAAGCCGCATATCTCGGTGAATGAGCAAACCAAAAATAACCGGGCCGAGAATGCTTTCTGGTTGGCAGTCCCGCTGGTTTTCGTTGTTTACCTCATTACCCGAACACCCACAGTTGGACTAATTGATTCTGGCGAACTGGCTGCGGGGTGTTACCTGCTTAACATACTTCATCCCACAGGCTATCCGCTCTGGACATTACTGGGTAGAATAGCTTCGCTTTTTCCTCTTGGTTCGGTAGTCAACCGCGTTGCATTGATGAGCGCATTTTTCTCCACGGTAAGTATTGCATTGTTCATACTCCTATTGAAGCGGTTGGGATGCAGTTTTTCGGTTTCCAACGCATTGGGCATGGTTCTCGGTTTTTCGATTCCGGTTTGGTCGGTGAGCACCGATGTTGAGGTTTACAGTCTGTCTTTAGCATTGATTATTATTGTCTGGCTAACGGTTGCGGCTTCTGATACAAGAACTGCTTATCTTTTTTTTGCCTACATTGCTGGTCTAACGCTTACTAATCATATGTTCGCTCTGAGTGTTGTTATCGGTGCGGGAGTTGTTTTACTGCTGCGGGAAAAAAGTCAAATTGTAAAGCGATTGCCTTTGATGTTGGTACTATTTTTATTGGGTTTATCGCCTTATTTATTTCTCATTTTACGGGCACGTTCTGAACCGATTTTAGCATGGGGAAATCCGGTGGATTTAGAAAGGTTCTGGTGGCATATTACCGGAAAGCAGTATCGAGTATGGATGTTTTCTTCTTCGCTAAATGAAGTTTTAAGAAATGCGGGTAAAGGGACATTACTTTTGCTGGGAGCCTTAGGTTATGTTCTATTCCCTTTTGCACTATACGGATGGGCGAGGTTATTTAGACAACGCAAAGCAGTTGCATCGGGATTAACAATCAGTTTCTTGCTCAGTTTCCTGTATGCGGTAAATTACAGTATCCCGGACATCGAGGCTTATTTTATTCCACCGTTGGTGTCTTTG
The nucleotide sequence above comes from candidate division WOR-3 bacterium. Encoded proteins:
- a CDS encoding SDR family oxidoreductase; amino-acid sequence: MKVGLVAGGAGFIGSHLCDFLLKKGWRVICVDNLITGRKENIAHLINHPRFKFMQKDIVCPFRVSGHIDVIFNLASPASPRDYFAYPLETMAAGAYGTHNLLEIARKKGTIFIHASTSEVYGDPEEHPQSESYQGNVNPIGPRAVYDESKRYAEALIMTYHRIFHLPVRIARIFNTYGPRMKLNDGRVVPNLIYQALNGQPLTIYGTGKQTRSFCYVSDLIAGLYKMIYCPIAEPVNLGNPQEFTIIKFAQLVKKLTGSKSPLVFMPIPPDDPKRRCPDITRAKRLLKWEPKVNLTKGLTMTIKWFKDQMLI
- a CDS encoding UDP-glucose/GDP-mannose dehydrogenase family protein; the encoded protein is MKIAMIGTGYVGLTSGACLAKIGHKVVCVDSDVDKIDLLKRGEMPIYEPGLKEIVADAIRENRLSFVTDIKRAVLESEVCFIAVGTPPLENGEPDLTYVERVVRDIAASMDGYRLIVEKSTVPVQTGKWIKKTVERYNRANIPFDVASNPEFLREGSAVHDFLHPDRIVIGVETTRARDILTEIYRPINAPIIVTDIESAELIKHASNAFLAMKISFANALAVICEASGADVRLVVDGMGMDKRIGRAFLDAGVGYGGFCFPKDLRAFIRIAEELGYDFQLLKEVEKINQETKQRFVRKIRKALWNLKGKNIGILGLAFKPNTDDMRFAPSIDIINALIAEGARIRAYDPQAMKNARKILPDIDYCNNALEVAVDADLLAVITEWEEFKNLDLKEIKEKMRLPIICDGRNIFDPDAVRKQGFTYIGMGRGRD
- a CDS encoding branched-chain amino acid ABC transporter permease, which encodes MTYFLQQLINGLQLGFVYALIALGYTMVYGIVRLINFAHGDVFMVGAYLGFFALTSWRLPFPLAIITAMVGCALLGVFIERLAYKPLRRAPRISSLITAIGVSLFLEYFTSLKFVFGPYFRAYPRPFAIRTYNLGGVTVSNIQIIVFGVAILLMAALTLFVNRTKTGMAMRAVSFDRDAAALMGINVDNIISITFGIGAALAGAGGVLYGIAYPQINPFMGIMPGLKAFVAAVLGGIGIIPGAMLGAVIMGIVEKLTEVYISSTLRDAAAFAILIIVLLVRPTGIMGKREQEKV
- a CDS encoding branched-chain amino acid ABC transporter permease, coding for MAPENKSRIDPGIVVFLVTLGVFGVLEFLIVSGVINPYVHTILCYAGIVVISALGLNLIYGYTGQFSLGHAAFYGIGAYTAALMTRVISSKGLWVLPVGLIAGALTAGVIAWLIGLPILRLKSDYLGIATLGFGMIINVLLKNSDKVIKSMGGAAGMRGIEKLTTFPWVFLFGLLAVIVIRNLVFSGVGRALISIREDELAAEAVGVNATRYKTLGFVIGCMFAGVAGALYAHLYTYLNPDNFDFLKSIDVLLIVVIGGLGSISGTIIAGAGWAFLLEGLRIILPSAVQEWRMVVYPLILIVIMLFRSSGITGGSEFNFLKPQEYRRR
- a CDS encoding ABC transporter ATP-binding protein, which codes for MSALLEIAGLTKAFGGLIAVKDFSLTLEPGALTGLIGPNGAGKTTVFNLITGMIAPSGGSIIFSGRPITGLKPYQIYRLGIGRTFQNIRLFKELSVLDNVRVAYHHRGNASVFDAIVRTPRFYSEEKTVTEKARELLSILGLETREKEMAKNLPYGEQRRLEIARALIAEPKLLLLDEPAAGMNPAEVGRLMDLILFIQERFKVTILLIEHQMKVVMGICRWVVVMDFGELIAQGVPSDVQNNPKVIEAYLGKSGG
- a CDS encoding ABC transporter ATP-binding protein, with protein sequence MLEVQDLVVDYGAIRALRGISFSVGEGEIVTLIGANGAGKTTTLKTISGLQKPSTGKIVFLGKRIDGLSGHQIAKLGVVHVPEGRRPFADMTVRENLLLGAFNRPRSEIDKSFERVFKSFPRLKERLNQRAGTLSGGELQMLAMGRGLMAKPKLLMLDEPSMGLSPILVQEIFSIIQEINRQGTAILLVEQNAYMALQIAHRAYVLETGQIVLEGKADELRNAPEVKAAYLGE
- a CDS encoding DUF2723 domain-containing protein produces the protein MFLKAKRMNCEMHLKSKPHISVNEQTKNNRAENAFWLAVPLVFVVYLITRTPTVGLIDSGELAAGCYLLNILHPTGYPLWTLLGRIASLFPLGSVVNRVALMSAFFSTVSIALFILLLKRLGCSFSVSNALGMVLGFSIPVWSVSTDVEVYSLSLALIIIVWLTVAASDTRTAYLFFAYIAGLTLTNHMFALSVVIGAGVVLLLREKSQIVKRLPLMLVLFLLGLSPYLFLILRARSEPILAWGNPVDLERFWWHITGKQYRVWMFSSSLNEVLRNAGKGTLLLLGALGYVLFPFALYGWARLFRQRKAVASGLTISFLLSFLYAVNYSIPDIEAYFIPPLVSLLIFTAVGIEGLRGYLRKFRHLIWLVAIGILIFNFPSQNRADDWVAYNQALNTLNSADSNAIIITDWWDIYAPIFYLQQVEGVRPDVCIIDKELVRRSWYFKYLEKQYPWLIERSQVEKDRFLEHLYRFERNQPYNPMAIQESYISLLKSFFLKSPERPVYTTFSMMNNEDARQMLTGFNLVPMGILIQVRQDTLVPVFDYNRLRVRIPKRRLDERTQVNLQRYRFFVQQRFDLLRSRGRLQEAAAVVDWYQRNFTAR